Within the Candidatus Zixiibacteriota bacterium genome, the region GCACTCGAGATCGACCCCGCGGACGAGATTGATGCTGATGGCTACGATAAAAACGATTACGAGAAGATTGAGAATCAGAAGACTCCCCTCCTTGAACACTCCCAAAACCAGAAAGAGACCACAGAGTAATTCCACCCATGGTAGAATCAGGGCCGTCAGGTTTATCAACGACCCGGGGACCAGGTGATAATTGTACATAATCCGGGCAAAATCCCCCGGAGACCATATTTTATCCAGCGAAGCATAAATGAAAATAAGCCCGATAGCCAGCCGAACCAGCAACCCAAGATAGTCATTATTCAATATTTTATCACCGTTCATTTCCCGTCCCCGCTTTCAATCGGCAAATTGGCTCGCTCCCACTCACGCCAGCCGCCGTAAAAAACAAAAATATTGCTGTAGCCATCATACTTCATATCGCGCCCCAGAAAGAGAGACAGTTCACATTCCGAGCCGGAGCAGTAAATTACTACGACCCTGTTTTTGGGAATTTCATCAAGACGCCCGCAATAGTCATCAATATAATCGTAGGGGATATTTATCGATCCCCTGATTCTTCCCACCGCAAAATCCTCCGGATCACGAGCATCAACAAAGACTACTCCAGGCAACTGAAATTTGGCCGCAGCCTCATCAAGAGATATAAAAGGTGGATCATTTTCGTCAGCCGACGGTGGCAAGACCACCTCACTGGAACCGTCAACCGACGGCCAGTTGCCCTGAAAAGAAATTTTGTGGGGAGATACGGTATTAACCAGGATGGCTATAATGATGGCCAGAATCAATATTACAAGAGCCTGTTTTATGCCAATTTTCATCATCATTATTACAACCAATCATATCCATAGGTTCAGACAAAGTATACAGGCGGCAAATATTAATAATTTCATCCCGGTTGTCAATGAAATTGGCATTCTATCCGATGCGAAATATGAAAAAACATAAAAAAAGACCGGCTCATAGCCGGTCTTAACCGAAACTTTTTAATCCACATATCTGATTAGCGACTCATTTTTCGGGGCGAAAAAACATGTCAGTTTGATTTAACCTGTAATTCCTTATTCCACTTTAAATCAAGTAAATTGAATTTCCCCGCCAGAATTCTGGAAACCACGGCCACGAATTTCTCAGGGCTTAAATTCTGAAGACCGTATGGATGCCAGCAATCTTTAGTTCCAGAACTGGCGAATTGCTCTGCTTCTTTTCTCGGGGGCATAATTTTCTCCCACTTAGCCTATTACTACGGTTAAAAATCAAATGAAGGGCTAAAAACTGGGGTTTAACTCTAAGTCGGCATCACCTCCTTAAACTCCCAACAGAAGATCTGTTTAAAGGTGCTTCACTAACCCAAAAAAGAATATGGCGGCAAGAATAAGTGGGTATTCTATTTGTTTATAGTATGCCACGGTTTGAATTGAATGTCAAGTTTTAAAAGCGTTTTATTTGAATTAAAATATCATTTCGATCGTACTAATAAGGCGTATCATGTTGTCCGCCTTATCATTATATTACCTTGACGCCTTTGTGATTTTATAAGAAACGGTACGAATTCCACCGCCAATACTTGTAATCAGCATGAGATTTCCACGGTTTTATTTATAAACGCGAATATTTAATATTTCGAGAATATTCCTTCTGAAATTAGTACCGAACGATACTGATTATATTTCGAATTACCTTGAGGCGAGTCGATTACTTTTTTAGAATCTGTCTGACCGAGTCGGGAGAAATTTTATATTTCTCGGAAAGCTCGATGATAATCTCATCGATAGATACCCTCAACTCATAACGGGTCAAATCGCCCGGGAGATCATTTATACGGCGATCATAGTCATCCCGGATGCGTTCATGAGTATCATCCTGCTTTTGAGGTCTTACCGTCGATGGGGTCGATATATTATTTTTCTTTTTTAATGCTTCCTCCTGTTCCTGGATCCTGGACGTCAACACGCTTTCCTGGGCGGTGTAAAACGTATTAAGGCTGTCAATCCTATCCTGATAAAATTTCTCAAGATATTGAATTGAATCAATATAAACCCGGGTGGAATCATCAAACTGCCGCAGGATTATACTATCCCTGGTTTGAAAATATTCTTCTTTCAAGGCCTCTCTGTCCGCCTGCTCTCTTTTGGCACTGAGATGCGATTTATAAACAGATAAACCTGCAATTATGGATATCAAAACAATTGCCAATAAGATTTTCAGAATAAGTTTACCCATATTTAATCCCTGTTGTATCAGGAATTATAGGCTGGTCCCAAATGGATGTCAATATTGAAAATAACTACCCTTAGTAGCGCCATAATAAAAGCCCGACTCATCCCTGAAACGGGCCAAAATCCGCCCGGGCACTATGTATGCGGCCAGGCCACCGTTTTTTTCTGCCAATTCTTCATAAATGCGTAAGATTAAAATGGAAATCTATTTTTTAATTCCCAAGATAAGATACAGCCAAGGGCGAATCATCGACCACCAGCCGATCACCGGTTTAATTTTTGAATAATTTTTCCTCCTCTGTGGATAAACCATTGAAACCGGGACCTCGGCCATTCGATATTTTCCCTTTAATACATGATATTGAAGATAATATTCCATTTCGTACTTATTCAACCAGGGCTGATCGATTCGGAAACGCGGATCGTCAAATAAGGAAAGTCGGTACGCCCTGAAACCGCAGGTGATATCGGTTCCTCGGTAACCGGTAAAAAGATTCACGATTACGGTAAAAACCCGGATCATGACTCTGCGAAAATACGGTAGATTGGGCGATTTTCCTCCTTCAAGATAACGGGAGCCCTGGACATAATCGGCCCGCCCGGAAACAATCGGATCCAAAACCCGCCCGATTTCTTCGGGCAACATCTTTCCGTTGGCGGCCATGACGACCATAATATCATAATCAGTTGAACGCCCATAGTTGATAGCATCCCGTATACCGGCGCCAATACCGAGATTGTGGTCATGATGAATTAAGCCAACGTCCTGCTGTCGGAGGAACTCAAGACTGCCATCATCGGAGCCGTCATCGACCACAAGAATATCATAATTTCTTACCCGTGGAAAACGCCCGATCAAATTCTGCAGTTTTTTCCCTTCATTGTATGAAAATAAGGCGACCAGGATTTTGTTGACCGGTGCTGTCATCAATCATCCTGCTGGGTGTACGGCCACCATATATAGGGACGGTCAAAGGCATCAATACGACAGGTTAAATCTTTCACCGGTTTGATAACCCGTGCTGGATTTCCGGCCGCCACCATCATTTCGGGAATATCACTCACCACCACCGACCCGGCCCCGATCAGCGCCCCGGTTCCGATTTTTACCGCCGGGAGAAAGGTGCAGTTGGCCCCAATCTTGGCATAGTCACTGACAATCGCCCCGCCGCCGCATTCCTTGTATTTCGGGCAGTTCATCGGATGCGGATCATCGGTAAAAACGGTATTCGGCCCGATAAAAATAAAATTTCCCAAGCTTACCATTTCCAGAAAACAGCCGGAATGAATCCGGCAATTATTACCGATTTTATTTTCGAATTCCAGAACGGCATTGGTCCCGACCGAGACATTATCGCCGATGATATTATCTTCTCGAATCGACGCTCCCTGCCCGGTTTGAAAATCGTCGCCGATCTTGTTCCCCGCATATATGACGGTGAAAGGACGAATTACAGCATTGCGTCCGATAGCCAGCGATATCTCCCCGTCGCTTTTCCCCCGCGCCGGTTGACCCAGCACGGCTGGTCCATATATAATCGAACCATCACCGATACTGACGTTATCGTAAATTCTGACATCGCCGACAATTTTGGCATCTATCACAGGTCAACCACCTTTCCGCCCTGTTTAAGAGAACGGCCGGCCGCCTCAAGTATTTTTACCACCCGGTATCCGGCCTGCCCGTCAGTCAGCGGGCGCCGGTCGTTTTCAATGGAATCAATAAACTCCCCGGCTACCAGATTCAGGGCCTCGGTCAATTCCAGACGGGGAGCGAGCATATCCCCTGTCCTGTACTGTACCAGAAGATCGTAAGCCTCTTCCCGCCGTTTAATATAATCGATACCCTTATTGTACACTTTAACCTTTTCGGATGGTTCGACATCATCATAAACAATCATTTTTCGTGATCCACAGATCAGGGTTTTGCGCACTTTTACCGGGGCCAGCCAGTTGACATGGATATGTCCCATTAATCCAGCATCATACATCACCGAAATATAGGCGATATTCTCGATCCCGGTATCGAAATGGGCCATTCCGGTCGCAGAAATGGTTCGGGGTTTTTTATTTATCAGATGATCCATAATCGAGACATCGTGCGGCGCCAGATCCCAGATGACATTTATATCATTCTGAAAAAGACCAAGATTGACCCGAACCGAATCGAAATAATAAATTTCCCCCAGTTCATCATTGGCGATGATTTCCTTTATCTTGCGAACCGCCCCGGTATAAATAAAAGTATGATCGACCATGAGCGTAAGGTTTTTCTTTTCGGCGGTTTCTATCAAAACCTCGGCCTGCTCTAAAGTCGAAGTCATCGGCTTTTCCACCAGCAGATGTTTACCGTTTTCCAGAGCCTCCATAGCCAGAGTGAAATGTGATGAAACGGGGGTAGCAATAATAATGGCATCAATCTCAGGATGGTGCAGAATATCATCGGCTTTCGAAGTAATTAATTCAATATTGGGATACAGGCGAGAAATATATTCCAGCCTTTTTTCTCTCTTGTCGGCCACTCCAAAAACACGGGCGTTTTTAAGCGAATTGAAATTCCTTACCAGATTGGGTCCCCAGTATCCGCATCCAATGACACCGATATTTATCATATTCACTCCTAATAGTAATACCTGCTTTCGTCAAATCGCTTGACCTCTATAATAATACGATACCGACCTTCCTGGTAACCGGTCGAGGGCGAAAGGTCACTTGAATCGGCCCTCTTGGAAACGTCATCGGCAATATAATACGAAATCGCGGAATCGGAGGAAAGTTTATAATCGACCCATATCCGGGGATCGCCTTTTTCCACGAATCTTTCTATCGAATGATGGGTCAGGCTGGGGATATTTAACGAGTCGACTCCTCCGATTTTATAATTACCATACAAGTTAAGGAATTCACCTTTGGCTTTCATTTCTGCCCCGGTGCCTATGGAAATATCAATAAATCCATGACAATCCAGATAACCGTTGAAAACTGAAGTATTGATCGGAATGAAACGCCACGCCCGCATCTCTTCCTGCCCAAAATCGTACAAAGTCTCAAAAACATTATAAGTCATTTTGTTGTAATAAAACCTGTTTATCGGCGGGCGGTGAATATAAAGAGGTGCATTATCACCGTTTAAGGTAATGATAAACGGACTATGGCAATTTTTACTGGTCGTTAAATCAATTCCCACTCTGACCAGGTCGTTTTCGCCCAGACGGAAATCAGGCGGAAAATAAATACGTAGGCCCGCTTTTTGATCGGGTTTATCCAACCGGCAACTCCATTCTGTCCATGAATCGGCGGGATGTCCCACAAACAGCAATAAAGCCAATAATATTATGATGGGAATGGTAATCGATTTGAGGGCCGCCCGATGACCGATTCGCGATGATACGGCCACGAGAAGAACTATTCCCAGGGCTACCAGAATAATCGCTTTTAAAACGACTAACGCAATTACTCCCGGTTTGACGCCCAATAAAGGAATAAACCACTTTTCCGGGAAAAGGAGAATAAACAATATTCCGGCAACAAAAAGCAGCCATCCCCATAAATTCTTCACATTGACTTTTTCATGAATGTACGACCCAACTGCAATTAATGCGCCCGAAGCGGCTATTATCAGAAAAGGCATGGGATTGAGATTGTACCTGGCCAGAGAATGAAAGATGATATGCAATAATGTATAATAAAGAGGAATCGAAAGCAAAAATATCCGCCCTTTGCCGGGTCCTGTTATGAACATAAAGGCACCGAACAGCCCGCCTATGACGATTATTAAGTGCCAGGCCGAATTCAGACTACTCCCCAAAATAAACCTCTGGTTGAAATCATTGTACGGCTTGCCCCAGAGTCTGATTGTTTTTTTCAGGAGAAGATGTCCGTATGAAAACAGATTGGTTTTTATTGAATATGCCGTTGGAGCTATCCAGAAATCAACATCGGTATAATCCAAATCGTAACCTTCATATTTTATTGAAGAACT harbors:
- a CDS encoding Gfo/Idh/MocA family oxidoreductase; translated protein: MINIGVIGCGYWGPNLVRNFNSLKNARVFGVADKREKRLEYISRLYPNIELITSKADDILHHPEIDAIIIATPVSSHFTLAMEALENGKHLLVEKPMTSTLEQAEVLIETAEKKNLTLMVDHTFIYTGAVRKIKEIIANDELGEIYYFDSVRVNLGLFQNDINVIWDLAPHDVSIMDHLINKKPRTISATGMAHFDTGIENIAYISVMYDAGLMGHIHVNWLAPVKVRKTLICGSRKMIVYDDVEPSEKVKVYNKGIDYIKRREEAYDLLVQYRTGDMLAPRLELTEALNLVAGEFIDSIENDRRPLTDGQAGYRVVKILEAAGRSLKQGGKVVDL
- a CDS encoding glycosyltransferase family 2 protein; the protein is MTAPVNKILVALFSYNEGKKLQNLIGRFPRVRNYDILVVDDGSDDGSLEFLRQQDVGLIHHDHNLGIGAGIRDAINYGRSTDYDIMVVMAANGKMLPEEIGRVLDPIVSGRADYVQGSRYLEGGKSPNLPYFRRVMIRVFTVIVNLFTGYRGTDITCGFRAYRLSLFDDPRFRIDQPWLNKYEMEYYLQYHVLKGKYRMAEVPVSMVYPQRRKNYSKIKPVIGWWSMIRPWLYLILGIKK
- a CDS encoding glycosyltransferase family 39 protein gives rise to the protein MSLRIKLRHLVPAALIVCALVRLVFILAVPQLPVMWDARIYSSAALGLIGYLENPERFGHPELDSPADSSFYRARFDHTMNEYIEGEQIEWLYYNIPSVHEAQDYIFLSGPVYPLSLSAIFAANSGDDFLLVRILNIFIDCLSLLLLILISVKLFDIRAAVLAAVLFIFYQPFILMAGMVSPEPLTIMFILLILYLILCWYEKGDYRYPDMAGLILGILFLTKPTAALLCLPFGLGVIYDLWQERRRSIIGLSGSAIMFAIIVIPWIIINSIYYGSFSIRDPEYSDANIRSSSSIKYEGYDLDYTDVDFWIAPTAYSIKTNLFSYGHLLLKKTIRLWGKPYNDFNQRFILGSSLNSAWHLIIVIGGLFGAFMFITGPGKGRIFLLSIPLYYTLLHIIFHSLARYNLNPMPFLIIAASGALIAVGSYIHEKVNVKNLWGWLLFVAGILFILLFPEKWFIPLLGVKPGVIALVVLKAIILVALGIVLLVAVSSRIGHRAALKSITIPIIILLALLLFVGHPADSWTEWSCRLDKPDQKAGLRIYFPPDFRLGENDLVRVGIDLTTSKNCHSPFIITLNGDNAPLYIHRPPINRFYYNKMTYNVFETLYDFGQEEMRAWRFIPINTSVFNGYLDCHGFIDISIGTGAEMKAKGEFLNLYGNYKIGGVDSLNIPSLTHHSIERFVEKGDPRIWVDYKLSSDSAISYYIADDVSKRADSSDLSPSTGYQEGRYRIIIEVKRFDESRYYY
- a CDS encoding rhodanese-like domain-containing protein produces the protein MMMKIGIKQALVILILAIIIAILVNTVSPHKISFQGNWPSVDGSSEVVLPPSADENDPPFISLDEAAAKFQLPGVVFVDARDPEDFAVGRIRGSINIPYDYIDDYCGRLDEIPKNRVVVIYCSGSECELSLFLGRDMKYDGYSNIFVFYGGWREWERANLPIESGDGK
- a CDS encoding transferase, giving the protein MIDAKIVGDVRIYDNVSIGDGSIIYGPAVLGQPARGKSDGEISLAIGRNAVIRPFTVIYAGNKIGDDFQTGQGASIREDNIIGDNVSVGTNAVLEFENKIGNNCRIHSGCFLEMVSLGNFIFIGPNTVFTDDPHPMNCPKYKECGGGAIVSDYAKIGANCTFLPAVKIGTGALIGAGSVVVSDIPEMMVAAGNPARVIKPVKDLTCRIDAFDRPYIWWPYTQQDD
- a CDS encoding DoxX family membrane protein, whose amino-acid sequence is MNGDKILNNDYLGLLVRLAIGLIFIYASLDKIWSPGDFARIMYNYHLVPGSLINLTALILPWVELLCGLFLVLGVFKEGSLLILNLLVIVFIVAISINLVRGVDLECGCFSVSSKAKSSALSLLLRDLGLLILTLYVFFNRSRRFMLARARR